The Chanos chanos chromosome 9, fChaCha1.1, whole genome shotgun sequence genome includes the window GACGGAGCAAATCAAGGTGAAATCAGCACGTGCTTCATCAGcagatgatgaggaagaggcGGAGGATGCTCAGTTCGTGAAGTTCTTCCCTAACTTCGTCTGGGCCGTCCGAGACTTCACCCTGGAACGGAAAATCGACAGCAGAGACGTCACAGATGACGAGTACCTGGATTTTGCCCTAAAGCTGAAAAAAGGtgagatttaagtgacatagcCCTCGAGAGGCCAGACTGAAGTGACAGTGTACTGATGCAGTCGGGTTCAGGGAACAACAGACAAGAGACTTGtttgaacagaacagaatgatgAGTAagaaagtaagtaaataaataggtaaacaaacaaacaaacaaacaaacaaataaaacagtgtgtCCAACATTTAACAGTCTGTGTAACACTTCTTCTGAGACATTAAAAGATGTCCAAGCTGTGAAGAAAGTCATCCTATCCTGATAATGGATCATCATTTCATGTTCTACCTCATGCAACTGGATGTCTGACAGTCACAATAGCAGATACAGGCGGCTGTTGCTGCTTAATGTACAACAAAAGCGTTAGTTGGAGGAATGCGTAATGGTATAGCAAAGACAGTGCGATGACGCAATAAagtattttacagttttgtagACAAGCATagtgaagatttaaaaaaaaaaaaacatatgttgGGTTGTGATCtgattgtcatttttttttttttaagtgactgATCTTGAATTGGTTTGCCATGTAAAAATGgttgagaatgaaaaaaattacTCTTGTCTCTCTTTGAAAACCACTGCACTTTTTGAGCAAAGGCCAGATTATCATTTTGGTgaatggtctctctctctctgtctccaagCTGAGGACTGTATATTCTGTTCTGCAGGTTTGGGAAAGACCGTGATCAACTACAACCTGCCGAGACAGTGTATTCGCAACTACTTCCCATCTCGGAAGTGCTTCACCTTCCCATTCCCAACTGCTCCGGAGAACATGAAGAATCTGGAGCGTATGGATGTGAAGGACCTTTGCCCTGAATTTCGGGAGACTGCCGATCGCTTCTGTGAATACGTCTTCGCAGAGAGCCGAGTGAAAACGGTGAAGGGAGGACACGTTGTCAGCGGAAGAAGTGAGTCCACTGTTTGAGTGAGACGGTGGTTTAATGTTAAACCAAGCAGCAGGGTTATCAAGTCTCTGATGTCATAATGTGAAATGATCTCTTGTGATACTTTTTACCTGTGGAACTGGAGAcaagaaaaagggaagaaacCCTGTTCTGCTTTGTCTTAAGTGCACATATGACATTGGGCTGTGCTGTAGCGGCGGTGTACTATTTAGATGGAGGTAATGGCAGCGTATGGGTCCCTCATTGGGACTGATCAAGACGGCCGACTTGCACTTCATCTGTCGCTGAGAGCCAAACATCTTTGTGTTATGTCTCAAAACTGGCTGTGGTAATGTTCATTTGTACAATCACAGACAATGAATACTCACACAGGGCAAATCAATGAAGAAAGTCCATGGTACATGTTAGAGGGACTATAGAAATGCAGCCTAGTGACTGAATCGTATCTAGTTCTATAAGGGCTACTTGAAATCCTGTTTCCTTAGTACGTAAGCAAATGAAAGGTTCTCTTACAAAGACCTTAGATGATGCAAAAACCTCACATACTGGGCTCTCGggtccaaaataaaacaaattttttgtttgtttgtttgttttcttttgttttgtttttttcatctcatttttcagtgacattGAAAATTTCAATGTTCTGTGGATTTAttgccttgctctctctcctggtaGAGCTGAGCCATTTGGTGCAATCCTACGTAGACACGATCGCCCGCGGCAACGTGCCCTGTCTGGAGAACGCGGTGGTTGCCATGGCGCAGATTGAGAACAAAATGGCGGTGCAAGAGGCATTTCGCACGTATGAGTCTGGGATGGAACAAGTGGAGAACACCTTGCCCCTGGAGCTGAATGAGATCCTTTCTCAACACCAGAAGATCAACACCGTGGCCACAGATGTGTTCATGAAACGCTCCTTTAAGGATGACGAAGGGCTACATTTAAAAGAACTGGCCGTGAGTCTGaacatttgtctgtttaaatgcaGTTCTTGCTCAGAGGTTCACAGTTATACCTCACTGGTTTTGTGGTGTGgtttcattattatttcatttgactGGATGAATCCATATAAAAGATGtggccatgttttttttttttataaaatgacaACTATCACATTCACGGTGACTAGTCAGTGTCATACTTCCAAAAACTACCCAATCCCTGCATCCAGGTACATATATAGTGATAACTAGATACACTGCCAAAAATACTGTGCAAAGACTACTTGATGCATGGTGCATTCTTTAACTTTTTAAGGAGACCATTGATAAATACTACGCTGGACTCCTGCTTCAGAATGAAAAGGCCTCAGAGAAAAAATGCCGGGAGCTCCTCACGGACTTCTACGCACCAGTGGCTCAGAAGCTGCAGGAGGGATGTTATGCCCAGCCTGGTGGATATGAGGTGTACTGCAGAGACCGCGATAACATACTGGCTCAATATCGTAACCAGGGCAACAAAGGGGTCAGGGTAGGTGCACTGTGAGTAAAGAGAACATAGGCCTGTAGTGATATGTGTAACATAGAGCATGATGTACATTATGTACAGAGAAGAGTAGAGGTGAGtagaggtgggggggtgttgttcGGTacatgaagaggaaaaaaatgacagaactgtgttgcgttgtgttgactgtgcatcctcctctctgcagGCAGAGGACGTGTTGGAGGAGTTTATGAAGGAGAGGAGTGCAGAGTCCAACTCCATCCTGCAGGCCGATCagaaactgactgaaaatgaaaagaggatACAAGGTAAGATGCCTTCCACTCCCCAGATTTCATGATTTGTACAGTTCTCATATACTGCGTCGCTAATGTTCAAGCTTTCTCTTAAATCCTGGATGTGTCAGATACCAACCCAGTGGTTGGACGACGTCACTTGATTGCTACTTGACCTCGTCGAATGATATCCTTTTAGAGTCTTTCGGACCCTGTACACGGGTAACCAGAGGTCGTACTCATTTCTGGAGAGATAATCCCTGCTCCACGCTAACCCTGttctatctctgtttttattttttggctcCTGTgattcatctcctctctttttggGATGTCGGGGAACACgcaggggagagggaaagaaccgCCTTGTTGGAACAACGGATGAAGGCAGAGCAGGAGAGGcaagaggaggtgaagagaaCGTTAGAGGAGGACCGTCGCAGCCAGGAGGAGAGGCTGAAGCAGCTggaggagaagatggaggaggagaggcgTGAGCAGCAGAAAGAAATGATATTGGCCATAGAGAGCAAGCTGAAGGAGCAGAGCGATCTATTAGAGAAGGGTTTCAGGGACGAGGCTGATCTGCTGAATGAACAGATCCAGCAGCTGAGGAGAGAAGAAGCTGAAAGTTCCGGGGGCTTTATGAAAGATATATTCGTGCCTGTCTTAAAGACAATTTTTGGGGGATTTGTAAAGCCTTAGATTGCAGAAAGCTTTTTAATGATCTACCACTGACCATTCAAATACCACAGACCAATACCACAGACCTCCCTTAGCAACATTCAGTCCACTGGCTAATTCCTGAAAAGGCTCAATTGTGTTCCCCTTGGCGTTTGGAAAGCTTTTGTCCTGACTAACACAGATCTTACATACCACTAGAGGCTTCTTCAGATAAACACAAAGATATAAATACAAGCAGATGTATATAAGCGTTCCTGTTTCAACCCCTCCTTTACTGTCGGCTTTTGATTTGAATCAGACATCGTCGCATGAGAGAAAAGCTGGGTGTTAGAATGAGGATCCGTAGATGCCACGTTAGCCTGTGCACTGTTTAAACTCCTTTGAGTTTTCCTGAGATTGCTGTGAGTTCAGATGAATGCCAGTATAGCCTGTGATGTGTAGCAGTATAAAAGTGTCTGTTTACACACTTGTGGGACCAGTttgctgggggtttttttccagcttgctgggtttttttttgttttgttttttgttttttgatttctCTGTAAGTTACTGGTTAAGGAATTTTACTAACTTCCCTGTTcctgttgccccccccccctccccctcacatacacacacaccctttgtTCAGTTTTGATTGAATTCTGGTACCTCGtgccttttttatttaatcCTGTTTTGATTAAGCtctgttacttcctggtttctcAGTTTAATCCTGTCAGTTCCATAGTTGAGTCCTCCTGTTTTCAGGTAGTTCTGCCTTGTTTAGAcctttgtgtatatatatatatatatatatatatatatatatatatatatatatatatatatatatatatatattcctacTTTTCCCATTTGTTCTTTGTCtggtactgtttgtgtgtgcacgacATTATGTTGGTTTCCCTGCCTGCATGAAAGGCTGTGCCTGCATTTTGTAAGTTCTTTGTTAGccttttgttatgtttgttggaaataaaagaacaacTGACCTGCACATGTATCCAGCCTCTTATGCTCAATATGACAGACAGTGACAACAAGAGCATCCGTCAGCAAATAATATTGGCAAAATGTTGATGCAAAAGATATGTTTAGCGCACTATTACAACTGTAATTAAATCCCATGGTAACCCTTAAATATTCCAGTGCTtttacagtcaaacacaacacatcaagTGAAACATTTCGCCGACAATGtacagcatatatatatatatatatatatatatatatatatatatatatatatatatatatatatatatatatatatatatatatatatatatatatgtaatcaGTAGGCAATTGGTAACTGGTACAACTGGTAATTACCAAGGTTAATTTTTTCACCTAATCCTAAATTTGACTTTAAGCCAATATGTATCTCAAAAATAACACATAATTCCAATTGCattcgttgttgttgttatgataGAGGGAGACATCTCTATGCTTGGTTATGGTAGTTGTGCTAGCCAAGAAAGACTCAGGGAGCAGGGGAGGGATATTTTCTTTCtaacattatttattaatttgatgCTCAATGGTTGGCCATCAGCAGCGGAGGAGTTTCTCTTGTAATAACATCAATTAATAGTACTATTCAGCTGTAGAATCTACTACTTTCCAAGTGCTTCCAGTTATGAACATTCGAATCAGGTGCGTGAACAAAGAAGCAGTACCTATGTTTCAACAGCAGGGGTCACAACCTTTTACTATATGACAATGACATCAgaggacaaacagacacatttcaaTGAAGAGCAGTAAACttgtcattattttatttagttgTAAATACGAAGTGAGCTGAATGCGAAAGCAAGCCATAAAATCTCATTTGTTTACAATACCTGGAGAATATATTCCGACTTACAGAACTTCAAATTTAGCCCAGATTTGAGCTTTAAATAGCTATAATATTGTTCATTAGCAATCTTTTCGTGATGAAATCTGCAAAATACTTCCACATGTTGCACAATATTTCCATGTGAAGTTAGCTCTAAGATTTTACTCTGAAGAATACTAAATTTGAAATAGCTGGCTGTATGCAAATGGACGCAAGCCTGTAAACTTCACGGCACAAAACCCGTGGGGACAGCGACAGATTCAGCCGCATTTCACCCGGCTGTAAAGCGAggtctcttcctgtgtgtttactggtgtctctctgtgtcgtcTACCAGACTTTGACTCCGACGGCTGTTTGAAATTGAGGTGAGAGTATGTCACCTCTGGCTGCTGATTGTCCTGTGTAATGAAGAAAGGGAACAGTAATCATTCCACTTTTCTGTTTCGttttccttcacacacacacacacacacacacacacacacacacacacacgcacacgtacacccacacacacaaatgtgcaaaacacacatacac containing:
- the LOC115821707 gene encoding guanylate-binding protein 1-like — its product is METPVCLIENVHGKLRAVEQALEYLRGISEPVVVVAVVGLYRTGKSYLMNRLAGKQTGFALGSTIESKTKGIWMWCVPHPNKTGHTLVLLDTEGLGDVDKGDSKNDAWIFCLAVLLSSTLVYNSRGTIDNQALEKLHYVTELTEQIKVKSARASSADDEEEAEDAQFVKFFPNFVWAVRDFTLERKIDSRDVTDDEYLDFALKLKKGLGKTVINYNLPRQCIRNYFPSRKCFTFPFPTAPENMKNLERMDVKDLCPEFRETADRFCEYVFAESRVKTVKGGHVVSGRKLSHLVQSYVDTIARGNVPCLENAVVAMAQIENKMAVQEAFRTYESGMEQVENTLPLELNEILSQHQKINTVATDVFMKRSFKDDEGLHLKELAETIDKYYAGLLLQNEKASEKKCRELLTDFYAPVAQKLQEGCYAQPGGYEVYCRDRDNILAQYRNQGNKGVRAEDVLEEFMKERSAESNSILQADQKLTENEKRIQGERERTALLEQRMKAEQERQEEVKRTLEEDRRSQEERLKQLEEKMEEERREQQKEMILAIESKLKEQSDLLEKGFRDEADLLNEQIQQLRREEAESSGGFMKDIFVPVLKTIFGGFVKP